The Vicia villosa cultivar HV-30 ecotype Madison, WI linkage group LG1, Vvil1.0, whole genome shotgun sequence genome includes a region encoding these proteins:
- the LOC131643720 gene encoding uncharacterized protein LOC131643720 isoform X2, producing the protein MPPEPLPWDRKDFFKERKHERSESVGSVARWRDSSHHRDLNRWGSTEFRRPPGHGKQGGWHMYSQEPGHGYGVSRSGDKMLEEDSRPSASRDGKYGRSSRDSRGSSGQRDWRGHSWEATNGSPNLSRRPSDMNSDRRSVDDSTTYSSHPHSASVNTREQHQLKDLHDKIGGVNELEAAPRCDKENSSIDWKPLKWNRSGSLSSRGSGFSHSSSSRSLAGTDSNEAKPDLKPKNITAIKSHSGEGTACVTSSMPSEDTASRKKPRLNWGEGLAKYEKKRVERPDAGANKDGSVSSAGNMEPCNFISSNLVDKSPKVTGFSDCASPATPSSVACSSSPGVDDKLLEKIANADNNLSNSSDSPATGFRNHLQKFYLNLDKLDIDSLNNLGSSIVELVQSDDPSSEDSCLVRSNAIKTLLIWKADISKVLEVTESEIDLLENELKSLKSDSVDRYQSPEALGSQQADSSIKIYEEQEVSQKVIRPVPLKIISSDEPNIEKMPLSTNLCSIHDNDKEEDIDSPGSATSKFVEPLPLVKAVSSRDTGGYDNLSRDMDTVQSTSMKCLVRCTTRKDPSVSACNDFNTPMDVKETFGANACSIYEDTYNSIIASNKESANKAHGVFAKLVPNDCKKLVNMGVSNDSSCHTFVMEKFAEKKRLEKVKEKVAALKFKALHHLWKEDMRLLSIKKCRPKSHKKNEPSSSNLKNRSSIRSRFPFPGGNHLSLVPTSELIDFASKLLSESQTQIQRNTLKMPALILDEKEKMVTRFISSNGLIEDPLATEKERNMINPWTSEEKEIFLEKFAVFGKDFRKIASFLDHKTTADCVEFYYKNHKSECFQKLKMKDVGKLGKSYAARTNLMASGNKRMRAGRFLLEGFDNIKSSRGGDSIIERSNSPDTLGDERETAAAADVLAGICGSFSSEAMSSCITNSIDPVDGNKEREFLKANPLRKQTLTPDISQSADDETCSDESCEEVDLSGWTDDEKAAFLQAVSSFGKDFTKIAQCVGTRSREHCKVFFSKTQKCLGLNLVRPIPGIVGSPPNDDANGGESDTDDACLVKAGSVVDADKSGNKTDEDLPSDALNTFHDESNPLEVRSLSAELNESREITGTEVHLENVDMVSDVCAIKVETRPGSDDSGVSLGKTDKSCSVNEHPVKITSDSIEVAKGKTNKLGDAVRESISTVGIIKPLECGSVAMDTTVSEGSSGDLRNEVERRQRVAAPPCSDDRDDKHEADAGVAVESKSCVLESSTTANLSFSHVANSCSGLSFGSENKHVSFGKPHASALSTNNSWATTNSLLLNAAAAPCEKAISQDRLSSNCDVQRGRDMGCHSSGSNGDHQFPLPCNHLETVSILQGYPLQVPVKKEVDGDVNCSSSVTEFPFPQKVKQTDDHFKTLWHSSDSENTSRNGNVKLFGKIITNPSSNQKPNLITKGSEENGTHHHPKSSNKSCKRKITSHQNSDGKLKILKFDRADYLGVENVPVKSYGYWEGTGITQTGLPSLPDSSFLLAKYPAAFSNYPTSSSTLEQQPLQAFGASTFTARDINGSNAMIDCPMFISRDGPKVQPFIVDVKHSQDVFSEMQRNSFEAISSLQQHGIGVMGMNGVGRPGILVGGSCSGVSDPVAAIKMHYSNSEKYGGQNGSILRDDESWGGKGDIGR; encoded by the exons ATGCCGCCGGAACCATTGCCTTGGGATCGAAAGGACTTCTTCAAGGAGAGGAAGCACGAGAGGTCGGAATCGGTTGGGTCTGTGGCGAGATGGAGAGATTCTTCTCATCACCGAGACTTGAATCGATGGGGATCCACGGAATTTCGCAGACCGCCTG GTCATGGTAAGCAGGGTGGTTGGCATATGTATTCTCAAGAGCCTGGTCATGGTTACGGGGTTTCTCGGTCTGGTGACAAGATGTTGGAAGAAGATAGTCGACCATCGGCTTCACGTGATGGTAAATACGGCAGGAGCAGTAGAGACAGTAGAGGTTCGTCTGGCCAGAGAGATTGGAGAGGTCATTCGTGGGAAGCCACCAATGGCTCCCCTAATTTATCCAGGAGACCATCAGATATGAATAGTGACCGGAGGTCAGTTGATGATTCCACAACATATTCCTCTCATCCCCATTCTGCTTCTGTGAACACTCGGGAACAGCATCAATTGAAAGACCTGCATGATAAGATTGGTGGTGTCAATGAGTTGGAAGCAGCACCAAGATGTGATAAAGAGAATTCTTCAATTGACTGGAAGCCACTAAAATGGAACCGATCTGGAAGCTTGTCTTCTCGAGGCTCCGGTTTTAGCCACTCAAGTAGCTCACGGAGCTTGGCAGGGACAGATTCCAATGAAGCAAAGCCTGATTTGAAACCCAAAAATATCACTGCTATTAAGTCTCATTCAGGGGAAGGCACTGCATGTGTGACATCTTCTATGCCATCTGAAGATACAGCTTCTAGAAAGAAGCCTAGGCTAAATTGGGGTGAGGGGCTCGCGAAGTACGAGAAGAAAAGAGTTGAGCGACCTGATGCAGGAGCAAACAAAGATGGCTCAGTCTCGTCTGCTGGCAATATGGAACCTTGTAATTTCATTAGCTCCAACTTAGTAGATAAAAGCCCAAAAGTTACAGGATTTTCAGACTGTGCATCTCCTGCAACTCCATCTTCTGTTGCCTGCAGTTCCTCACCAG GCGTGGATGATAAATTATTGGAAAAAATTGCAAATGCAGACAATAATTTAAGTAATTCGAGTGATTCACCTGCTACTGGGTTCCGGAATCACCTGCAGAAGTTTTATCTTAACCTTGATAAGCTGGATATTGACTCCTTGAATAATTTGGGCTCTTCAATTGTTGAGTTAGTACAGTCTGATGATCCAAGTTCTGAAGATTCTTGTCTAGTTAGGTCGAATGCAATTAAAACGTTACTCATATGGAAAGCTGACATTTCAAAGGTATTGGAGGTGACTGAATCTGAAATTGATTTGCTTGAAAATGAACTTAAGTCTCTAAAATCTGATTCTGTGGATAGATATCAGTCTCCAGAAGCATTGGGCTCCCAGCAGGCAGATAGCAGTATAAAAATCTATGAAGAACAAGAAGTCTCTCAGAAGGTTATTCGGCCAGTACCATTGAAAATTATTTCTTCCGATGAACCTAATATAGAGAAGATGCCGCTGTCAACTAATTTATGTAGTATTCATGATAATGACAAGGAAGAGGATATTGACAGTCCTGGATCAGCAACTTCTAAATTTGTTGAGCCTCTGCCTTTGGTAAAAGCAGTTTCTTCACGTGATACTGGGGGATATGATAACTTATCAAGGGACATGGATACTGTTCAGTCTACTTCGATGAAATGCTTAGTCCGGTGTACTACTAGGAAAGATCCTAGTGTATCTGCTTGTAATGATTTCAATACCCCTATGGATGTAAAGGAAACCTTTGGAGCAAACGCATGTTCTATCTATGAGGATACTTATAATTCAATTATTGCTTCAAATAAAGAATCTGCAAACAAAGCGCATGGAGTATTTGCTAAGTTAGTGCCCAATGACTGTAAAAAGCTTGTTAACATGGGAGTCAGCAATGATTCATCCTGTCATACATTTGTTATGGAAAAATTTGCCGAGAAAAAGCGTCTTGAAAAAGTGAAGGAGAAAGTTGCTGCACTCAAGTTCAAAGCCTTGCATCACTTGTGGAAAGAAGATATGCGCTTATTGTCTATTAAGAAATGCCGGCCAAAATCTCATAAGAAAAATGAACCAAGTAGTAGTAATCTGAAAAACCGATCTTCCATTCGTTCCCGGTTTCCTTTCCCAG GTGGAAATCATCTAAGCTTGGTTCCAACATCAGAGCTTATTGATTTCGCAAGCAAACTTCTTTCAGAATCCCAAACGCAGATTCAGAGAAACACCCTGAAGATGCCAGCATTAATATTGGATGAGAAAGAAAAGATGGTTACAAGATTCATATCTAGTAATGGGCTGATTGAAGATCCGCTGGCTActgagaaagaaagaaatatgATCAATCCTTGGACATCAGAAGAGAAGGAAATATTCTTAGAGAAATTTGCTGTGTTTGGAAAAGATTTCCGGAAAATTGCTTCTTTCCTTGATCACAAGACAACTGCGGACTGTGTAGAATTCTACTACAAGAATCACAAATCTGAGTGTTTTCagaaattgaaaatgaaagatgTTGGTAAGCTAGGGAAGTCATATGCAGCTAGAACTAACTTGATGGCATCAG GTAATAAAAGGATGCGAGCAGGAagattccttttggaaggatttgATAATATAAAATCATCGAGGGGCGGGGACAGCATTATAGAGAGATCAAATAGTCCGGACACTCTTGGGGATGAAAGGGAGACTGCTGCTGCAGCTGATGTATTGGCTGGTATATGTGGGTCGTTTTCATCCGAGGCTATGAGCTCCTGCAtaacaaattcaattgatccTGTAGATGGTAATAAGGAAAGGGAATTCTTGAAAGCGAACCCTTTGCGCAAACAAACCTTGACGCCTGATATTTCTCAGAGTGCTGATGATGAGACTTGTTCAGATGAGAGCTGTGAGGAAGTAGATCTTTCTGGGTGGACAGATGATGAGAAGGCGGCTTTTCTTCAGGCTGTATCATCTTTTGGTAAGGATTTTACTAAGATAGCACAGTGTGTAGGCACAAGGTCCAGAGAACATTGTAAAGTCTTCTTCAGCAAGACTCAAAAGTGCCTTGGATTAAATCTCGTACGCCCTATACCTGGAATTGTAGGATCCCCGCCGAATGATGATGCAAATGGTGGTGAGAGTGACACAGATGATGCATGTCTTGTTAAGGCAGGCTCTGTGGTTGATGCTGATAAGTCTGGGAATAAGACAGACGAGGACCTGCCTTCTGATGCCTTGAATACATTCCATGATGAATCCAATCCTCTGGAAGTTAGGAGCTTGTCAGCTGAATTAAATGAATCAAGAGAAATCACTGGGACAGAAGTACATCTTGAAAATGTAGATATGGTTTCCGATGTTTGTGCAATTAAGGTTGAAACTAGGCCGGGTTCTGATGATAGCGGAGTTAGCTTGGGCAAAACTGACAAGTCTTGTTCAGTCAATGAGCATCCAGTTAAAATTACATCTGATAGCATAGAAGTTGCCAAAGGTAAAACAAATAAATTGGGAGATGCAGTTAGAGAATCAATTTCTACTGTAGGAATAATTAAACCACTGGAGTGTGGTTCTGTTGCTATGGATACAACGGTTTCAGAGGGTTCTTCTGGAGATCTCAGAAATGAAGTGGAAAGAAGGCAAAGAGTGGCAGCACCCCCTTGCTCTGATGACAGAGATGATAAACATGAAGCTGATGCAGGTGTTGCAGTTGAATCGAAAAGTTGTGTGTTAGAGTCAAGCACGACCGCAAATCTTTCATTCTCACATGTGGCCAATTCATGCTCAGGATTGAGCTTTGGTTCTGAAAATAAGCATGTCTCCTTTGGAAAGCCTCATGCCTCAGCATTATCTACAAACAATTCTTGGGCTACTACAAATTCGTTGTTGCTAAACGCTGCTGCTGCTCCATGTGAAAAAGCAATTAGCCAGGATAGATTGTCCTCTAATTGTGATGTTCAAAGAGGTAGAGATATGGGGTGTCATAGTTCTGGTAGCAACGGTGACCATCAGTTTCCTCTTCCATGCAATCATCTTGAGACTGTTAGCATCCTCCAGGGCTATCCCTTGCAGGTGCCCGTCAAGAAGGAAGTGGACGGGGATGTGAACTGCAGCAGTTCAGTGACTGAGTTCCCCTTTCCCCAAAAAGTCAAACAGACTGATGATCATTTCAAAACATTATGGcattcttctgattcagaaaacaCATCCAGAAATGGTAATGTGAAACTGTTTGGAAAGATTATAACCAATCCTTCTTCCAATCAGAAACCTAATTTGATTACGAAGGGAAGTGAAGAAAATGGTACTCATCATCATCCCAAGTCAAGCAACAAGTCTTGTAAGCGTAAAATTACTAGCCATCAAAATTCTGATGGAAAgttgaaaattttaaagtttGACCGTGCTGATTATCTTGGCGTTGAAAATGTTCCAGTGAAGAGTTATGGTTATTGGGAAGGGACTGGAATAACACAAACTGGTCTCCCATCATTGCCCGATTCTTCCTTCTTGTTAGCTAAATATCC
- the LOC131643720 gene encoding uncharacterized protein LOC131643720 isoform X1, with protein sequence MPPEPLPWDRKDFFKERKHERSESVGSVARWRDSSHHRDLNRWGSTEFRRPPGHGKQGGWHMYSQEPGHGYGVSRSGDKMLEEDSRPSASRDGKYGRSSRDSRGSSGQRDWRGHSWEATNGSPNLSRRPSDMNSDRRSVDDSTTYSSHPHSASVNTREQHQLKDLHDKIGGVNELEAAPRCDKENSSIDWKPLKWNRSGSLSSRGSGFSHSSSSRSLAGTDSNEAKPDLKPKNITAIKSHSGEGTACVTSSMPSEDTASRKKPRLNWGEGLAKYEKKRVERPDAGANKDGSVSSAGNMEPCNFISSNLVDKSPKVTGFSDCASPATPSSVACSSSPGVDDKLLEKIANADNNLSNSSDSPATGFRNHLQKFYLNLDKLDIDSLNNLGSSIVELVQSDDPSSEDSCLVRSNAIKTLLIWKADISKVLEVTESEIDLLENELKSLKSDSVDRYQSPEALGSQQADSSIKIYEEQEVSQKVIRPVPLKIISSDEPNIEKMPLSTNLCSIHDNDKEEDIDSPGSATSKFVEPLPLVKAVSSRDTGGYDNLSRDMDTVQSTSMKCLVRCTTRKDPSVSACNDFNTPMDVKETFGANACSIYEDTYNSIIASNKESANKAHGVFAKLVPNDCKKLVNMGVSNDSSCHTFVMEKFAEKKRLEKVKEKVAALKFKALHHLWKEDMRLLSIKKCRPKSHKKNEPSSSNLKNRSSIRSRFPFPGGNHLSLVPTSELIDFASKLLSESQTQIQRNTLKMPALILDEKEKMVTRFISSNGLIEDPLATEKERNMINPWTSEEKEIFLEKFAVFGKDFRKIASFLDHKTTADCVEFYYKNHKSECFQKLKMKDVGKLGKSYAARTNLMASGITWNHEVNVSSFDILSAASLMADDIAGNKRMRAGRFLLEGFDNIKSSRGGDSIIERSNSPDTLGDERETAAAADVLAGICGSFSSEAMSSCITNSIDPVDGNKEREFLKANPLRKQTLTPDISQSADDETCSDESCEEVDLSGWTDDEKAAFLQAVSSFGKDFTKIAQCVGTRSREHCKVFFSKTQKCLGLNLVRPIPGIVGSPPNDDANGGESDTDDACLVKAGSVVDADKSGNKTDEDLPSDALNTFHDESNPLEVRSLSAELNESREITGTEVHLENVDMVSDVCAIKVETRPGSDDSGVSLGKTDKSCSVNEHPVKITSDSIEVAKGKTNKLGDAVRESISTVGIIKPLECGSVAMDTTVSEGSSGDLRNEVERRQRVAAPPCSDDRDDKHEADAGVAVESKSCVLESSTTANLSFSHVANSCSGLSFGSENKHVSFGKPHASALSTNNSWATTNSLLLNAAAAPCEKAISQDRLSSNCDVQRGRDMGCHSSGSNGDHQFPLPCNHLETVSILQGYPLQVPVKKEVDGDVNCSSSVTEFPFPQKVKQTDDHFKTLWHSSDSENTSRNGNVKLFGKIITNPSSNQKPNLITKGSEENGTHHHPKSSNKSCKRKITSHQNSDGKLKILKFDRADYLGVENVPVKSYGYWEGTGITQTGLPSLPDSSFLLAKYPAAFSNYPTSSSTLEQQPLQAFGASTFTARDINGSNAMIDCPMFISRDGPKVQPFIVDVKHSQDVFSEMQRNSFEAISSLQQHGIGVMGMNGVGRPGILVGGSCSGVSDPVAAIKMHYSNSEKYGGQNGSILRDDESWGGKGDIGR encoded by the exons ATGCCGCCGGAACCATTGCCTTGGGATCGAAAGGACTTCTTCAAGGAGAGGAAGCACGAGAGGTCGGAATCGGTTGGGTCTGTGGCGAGATGGAGAGATTCTTCTCATCACCGAGACTTGAATCGATGGGGATCCACGGAATTTCGCAGACCGCCTG GTCATGGTAAGCAGGGTGGTTGGCATATGTATTCTCAAGAGCCTGGTCATGGTTACGGGGTTTCTCGGTCTGGTGACAAGATGTTGGAAGAAGATAGTCGACCATCGGCTTCACGTGATGGTAAATACGGCAGGAGCAGTAGAGACAGTAGAGGTTCGTCTGGCCAGAGAGATTGGAGAGGTCATTCGTGGGAAGCCACCAATGGCTCCCCTAATTTATCCAGGAGACCATCAGATATGAATAGTGACCGGAGGTCAGTTGATGATTCCACAACATATTCCTCTCATCCCCATTCTGCTTCTGTGAACACTCGGGAACAGCATCAATTGAAAGACCTGCATGATAAGATTGGTGGTGTCAATGAGTTGGAAGCAGCACCAAGATGTGATAAAGAGAATTCTTCAATTGACTGGAAGCCACTAAAATGGAACCGATCTGGAAGCTTGTCTTCTCGAGGCTCCGGTTTTAGCCACTCAAGTAGCTCACGGAGCTTGGCAGGGACAGATTCCAATGAAGCAAAGCCTGATTTGAAACCCAAAAATATCACTGCTATTAAGTCTCATTCAGGGGAAGGCACTGCATGTGTGACATCTTCTATGCCATCTGAAGATACAGCTTCTAGAAAGAAGCCTAGGCTAAATTGGGGTGAGGGGCTCGCGAAGTACGAGAAGAAAAGAGTTGAGCGACCTGATGCAGGAGCAAACAAAGATGGCTCAGTCTCGTCTGCTGGCAATATGGAACCTTGTAATTTCATTAGCTCCAACTTAGTAGATAAAAGCCCAAAAGTTACAGGATTTTCAGACTGTGCATCTCCTGCAACTCCATCTTCTGTTGCCTGCAGTTCCTCACCAG GCGTGGATGATAAATTATTGGAAAAAATTGCAAATGCAGACAATAATTTAAGTAATTCGAGTGATTCACCTGCTACTGGGTTCCGGAATCACCTGCAGAAGTTTTATCTTAACCTTGATAAGCTGGATATTGACTCCTTGAATAATTTGGGCTCTTCAATTGTTGAGTTAGTACAGTCTGATGATCCAAGTTCTGAAGATTCTTGTCTAGTTAGGTCGAATGCAATTAAAACGTTACTCATATGGAAAGCTGACATTTCAAAGGTATTGGAGGTGACTGAATCTGAAATTGATTTGCTTGAAAATGAACTTAAGTCTCTAAAATCTGATTCTGTGGATAGATATCAGTCTCCAGAAGCATTGGGCTCCCAGCAGGCAGATAGCAGTATAAAAATCTATGAAGAACAAGAAGTCTCTCAGAAGGTTATTCGGCCAGTACCATTGAAAATTATTTCTTCCGATGAACCTAATATAGAGAAGATGCCGCTGTCAACTAATTTATGTAGTATTCATGATAATGACAAGGAAGAGGATATTGACAGTCCTGGATCAGCAACTTCTAAATTTGTTGAGCCTCTGCCTTTGGTAAAAGCAGTTTCTTCACGTGATACTGGGGGATATGATAACTTATCAAGGGACATGGATACTGTTCAGTCTACTTCGATGAAATGCTTAGTCCGGTGTACTACTAGGAAAGATCCTAGTGTATCTGCTTGTAATGATTTCAATACCCCTATGGATGTAAAGGAAACCTTTGGAGCAAACGCATGTTCTATCTATGAGGATACTTATAATTCAATTATTGCTTCAAATAAAGAATCTGCAAACAAAGCGCATGGAGTATTTGCTAAGTTAGTGCCCAATGACTGTAAAAAGCTTGTTAACATGGGAGTCAGCAATGATTCATCCTGTCATACATTTGTTATGGAAAAATTTGCCGAGAAAAAGCGTCTTGAAAAAGTGAAGGAGAAAGTTGCTGCACTCAAGTTCAAAGCCTTGCATCACTTGTGGAAAGAAGATATGCGCTTATTGTCTATTAAGAAATGCCGGCCAAAATCTCATAAGAAAAATGAACCAAGTAGTAGTAATCTGAAAAACCGATCTTCCATTCGTTCCCGGTTTCCTTTCCCAG GTGGAAATCATCTAAGCTTGGTTCCAACATCAGAGCTTATTGATTTCGCAAGCAAACTTCTTTCAGAATCCCAAACGCAGATTCAGAGAAACACCCTGAAGATGCCAGCATTAATATTGGATGAGAAAGAAAAGATGGTTACAAGATTCATATCTAGTAATGGGCTGATTGAAGATCCGCTGGCTActgagaaagaaagaaatatgATCAATCCTTGGACATCAGAAGAGAAGGAAATATTCTTAGAGAAATTTGCTGTGTTTGGAAAAGATTTCCGGAAAATTGCTTCTTTCCTTGATCACAAGACAACTGCGGACTGTGTAGAATTCTACTACAAGAATCACAAATCTGAGTGTTTTCagaaattgaaaatgaaagatgTTGGTAAGCTAGGGAAGTCATATGCAGCTAGAACTAACTTGATGGCATCAGGTATAACATGGAATCATGAAGTTAATGTTTCTTCCTTTGATATTTTGAGTGCAGCTTCACTGATGGCAGATGACATTGCAGGTAATAAAAGGATGCGAGCAGGAagattccttttggaaggatttgATAATATAAAATCATCGAGGGGCGGGGACAGCATTATAGAGAGATCAAATAGTCCGGACACTCTTGGGGATGAAAGGGAGACTGCTGCTGCAGCTGATGTATTGGCTGGTATATGTGGGTCGTTTTCATCCGAGGCTATGAGCTCCTGCAtaacaaattcaattgatccTGTAGATGGTAATAAGGAAAGGGAATTCTTGAAAGCGAACCCTTTGCGCAAACAAACCTTGACGCCTGATATTTCTCAGAGTGCTGATGATGAGACTTGTTCAGATGAGAGCTGTGAGGAAGTAGATCTTTCTGGGTGGACAGATGATGAGAAGGCGGCTTTTCTTCAGGCTGTATCATCTTTTGGTAAGGATTTTACTAAGATAGCACAGTGTGTAGGCACAAGGTCCAGAGAACATTGTAAAGTCTTCTTCAGCAAGACTCAAAAGTGCCTTGGATTAAATCTCGTACGCCCTATACCTGGAATTGTAGGATCCCCGCCGAATGATGATGCAAATGGTGGTGAGAGTGACACAGATGATGCATGTCTTGTTAAGGCAGGCTCTGTGGTTGATGCTGATAAGTCTGGGAATAAGACAGACGAGGACCTGCCTTCTGATGCCTTGAATACATTCCATGATGAATCCAATCCTCTGGAAGTTAGGAGCTTGTCAGCTGAATTAAATGAATCAAGAGAAATCACTGGGACAGAAGTACATCTTGAAAATGTAGATATGGTTTCCGATGTTTGTGCAATTAAGGTTGAAACTAGGCCGGGTTCTGATGATAGCGGAGTTAGCTTGGGCAAAACTGACAAGTCTTGTTCAGTCAATGAGCATCCAGTTAAAATTACATCTGATAGCATAGAAGTTGCCAAAGGTAAAACAAATAAATTGGGAGATGCAGTTAGAGAATCAATTTCTACTGTAGGAATAATTAAACCACTGGAGTGTGGTTCTGTTGCTATGGATACAACGGTTTCAGAGGGTTCTTCTGGAGATCTCAGAAATGAAGTGGAAAGAAGGCAAAGAGTGGCAGCACCCCCTTGCTCTGATGACAGAGATGATAAACATGAAGCTGATGCAGGTGTTGCAGTTGAATCGAAAAGTTGTGTGTTAGAGTCAAGCACGACCGCAAATCTTTCATTCTCACATGTGGCCAATTCATGCTCAGGATTGAGCTTTGGTTCTGAAAATAAGCATGTCTCCTTTGGAAAGCCTCATGCCTCAGCATTATCTACAAACAATTCTTGGGCTACTACAAATTCGTTGTTGCTAAACGCTGCTGCTGCTCCATGTGAAAAAGCAATTAGCCAGGATAGATTGTCCTCTAATTGTGATGTTCAAAGAGGTAGAGATATGGGGTGTCATAGTTCTGGTAGCAACGGTGACCATCAGTTTCCTCTTCCATGCAATCATCTTGAGACTGTTAGCATCCTCCAGGGCTATCCCTTGCAGGTGCCCGTCAAGAAGGAAGTGGACGGGGATGTGAACTGCAGCAGTTCAGTGACTGAGTTCCCCTTTCCCCAAAAAGTCAAACAGACTGATGATCATTTCAAAACATTATGGcattcttctgattcagaaaacaCATCCAGAAATGGTAATGTGAAACTGTTTGGAAAGATTATAACCAATCCTTCTTCCAATCAGAAACCTAATTTGATTACGAAGGGAAGTGAAGAAAATGGTACTCATCATCATCCCAAGTCAAGCAACAAGTCTTGTAAGCGTAAAATTACTAGCCATCAAAATTCTGATGGAAAgttgaaaattttaaagtttGACCGTGCTGATTATCTTGGCGTTGAAAATGTTCCAGTGAAGAGTTATGGTTATTGGGAAGGGACTGGAATAACACAAACTGGTCTCCCATCATTGCCCGATTCTTCCTTCTTGTTAGCTAAATATCC